TGAAGACGTTGCCGCAGAGCTATCACCGCTATCTGGAAAACTTCTTCCGCAAGCGTTTCAAGCTGGTGGGTACGCCGGTGCGGTTCGTGTTCAAGGAAGGCGACAACCCGTACAAGGACCGCAAGAACGAACTCTCCGAGCGGCAGGTCGCGCAGCGCCGGCGCCTGATGCGTCACGTCAAGCGGAAATGACCGCAACGCGATGGAGTCTTTCCCCGTCCGCATCGGCTACCACGACGCCTGCCGGCTGATCGACGACGCTGCCGCGCGCCACCGCCTGCCGGTGCAGCGCCTGCCGCTTGCACGCGCGCATGGACATGTCCTCGCCGAAGACGTGCGCGCCGTGCTGCCGCAGCCGCCGTTCGACAACGCGGCCATGGACGGGTTTGCCTGCCGCCATGCCGACCTTGCGCGCGCCGGCCGCGCTGGCCTGCTGCTCGCAGGCGAGCAGTTCGCCGGTGCGATTGCGGCGGCCAGGGTCGATGCCGGGCATTGCGTGCGCATCACCACCGGCGCACCGTTGCCCGAGGGTGCGGACACGGTAATGATGAAGGAGGCAGCGACGGTCGAAGGTGATCGCGTGCGGTTCGCCGGCGAGGCGGTAGCCGGGCAGTTCGTGCGCCGCGCGGGCGAGGACTGTCGCCTGGGCGATCTGCTGGCGGTCGCCGGTCAGGCCCTGGCTTCCGGGCAGCTGGCCCTGTTCGCGGCCCAGGGCATGACCGAGGTCGCCGTGCACCGGCGCCCGACCGTGGCGGTGTTCACCACCGGCGATGAGCTGGTCGAACCCGGCATGCCGCTGGCACCCGGGATGATCTACAACGCCAACCGCGTGCAGCTGATGGCACTGCTGCGCGAAGCCGGCCTCGAGCCGACCGCGTGGCCGACGCTGCCGGACGATCCGGGACAGATCTATTCGGCGCTGCTGCATGCCGGCCATGCCTTCGACGTGGTGCTGACCTGTGGTGGCGTGTCCGCCGGGGAAAAGGACCACCTGCCGCAACTGCTGCGCGAGCGTGCGCGCATCCTGTTCTGGAAGGCGCGGCTGAAGCCCGGCATGCCGGTTCTGCTGGCGGAGGGCGGCTCGCTCGGCAATGCGCTCTTCCTGTGCCTGCCGGGCAACCCGGTTTCGGTGCTCGCCACCTGGCTGGCGCTCGGTCGACGACTCACCGATGGTCTGCAGGGCAGGGCGCCACGATCGCTGCGCAGCGCGAAGCTGATGCAGGACTGGGACAAGCGGCACGAGCGGCTGGAGTTCCTGCGCGGCCGCCTGCTCGACGATGGCGATGGTGTTCTCCACGTCGAACCCAACGCTGCCGACGGTTCGCACCGGATGCGCGCGGCAGCGGATTCGGATGCGCTGATCGTGCTGGACGAGGGCGCGCGCCACTACCGCGCCGGGACGCCGGTCGGGATCATCGCGTACTGACCCAGGGGCAGCATCCGGCCCGGTGTTGCGCGTTGCCAGTCGGGGAACGGGCGTTGATTGCTGCTTACCGGCAGTTCGTGGCGCCCGGGCGATAATCCCGCCATGAGCATCGAGGAACTCACCCCGCGCGAAGCACTGCGCCGCCTGCGCGCCGGCGCACGCCTTGTCGACGTGCGCGAATCGCACGAGCGCGACCTGGGCATGGCCGATGGCGCCCACGGCATTGCCCTCGGCGAACTGGACGCCCTGATTGCCGGGGTCGTGCCCGCGCCCGGCGACGAGCTGCTGTTGATCTGCCAGTCCGGTGCCCGTTCCCTGCAGGCCGCGCAGCGCCTGCAGGCCCGCGGTTACCACCGGCTTGCCTCGGTGGTCGGAGGGACCAGCCGATGGCAGGCGGAAGGCCTGCCGATGACGGCGCCCGCTGCGCATGTCGACCTCGATTTCCACGAGCGCTACGCGCGCCACCTGCGCCTGCCGGAGATCGGTGTCGAAGGCCAGCGTCGGCTGGAGCGCGCGCACGTGATGATGGTCGGCGCCGGCGGGCTGGGCTCGCCGGCCGCGTATTACCTGATCGCCGCCGGCCTGGGCCGGCTGCGTATCGCCGACGACGACGTGGTCGACCGGAGCAACCTGCAGCGGCAGATCCTGCACACCGATGCCCGCATCGGACATTCCAAGGTCGCGTCCGCGGCAACCGCGCTCTCGGCGCTCAACCCGCGCGCGCGGATCGAGCCGATCGCCGAGCGGGTGACCAGTGCCAACGTGGAGTCGCTGCTGGAGGGCGTCGACGTGGTGATCGACGGCGCCGACAACTTCCCGGTGCGCTACCTGGTCAACGACGCCTGCGTGAAGCTGGGCAAGCCGCTGGTGTACGGCGCGGTGCATCGCTTCGAAGGGCAGACCAGCGTGTTCGATACCGGCGGACGCCGCGGCGAGGCGCCGTGCTACCGCTGCCTGTTCCCGGAGCCGCCGCCGCCCGAAGCGGCGCCGAACTGTTCCGAGGCCGGTGTACTCGGCGTGCTGCCGGGGGTGATCGGCATGTTGCAGGCCACGGAAACCCTGAAGCTTCTGCTGGGCATCGGCGAGCCGCTGCGCGGCCGTCTGCTGCACTTCGACGCATTGGCGATGCGCTTCCGCGAGACGCGGCTGCCGGCCGATCCGGACTGCCCGCTGTGTGCGCCGGGACGCGAATTCCCGGGCTACATCGATTACGCGGCGTTCTGCGCCGGCGCGGGCTGAGCGGGCGTTCTTCACGGCGGTAGCGGCAGGATCGGGCCCGTTCCGATACGTCGAGGTGTCCGCATGCCGTTGTGTCTGCGCGTGTCCGTTCTCCGCTGGGTCGCGTTGCTGCTGCTCGTACCGGGCGTGGCCCCCGCGGCTGATCCCTGTCCGCTGCTGCGCGGTGAGGTCGATGCCGCCGATGTCGCGACCCGCATCGCCGCGGTGGCGTGCGAGGAGCACCAGCTCTGGCACCGGCCGTTCATCGACGCCGACGGGCGCCTGGCCGGGTCGGTGGTGCGCGAAGCGGAGGCCGCGTTGCTCGCCAACGGCGAGCAGGCGTGGCGGCGCGTCGCCGGCTACTGGCGCGACAGCGGATTGCTTGCCGCGGCGGCGGGGCGGCCCGGCGCCGCCGAGTGCGCGTACGCCGGGATCGATGGCCATCCATCACCGGCCTGCCGTGCCTTCGTCGTCGACACGCCGTGGTCGGCGGCGTACGTGTCATGGGTGATGCGGCGCGCCGGCCTGCGCGGTTTCAACGGCTCGGCCAGCCACGTCTCCTACGTGCGCGACGCCTACCGCGGCCCGGATGCCAGCGCCTACCGGGTGGCGGCCCCGGAGTCGGCACGGCCGAAGCGCGGCGACCTGCTGTGCTATGCCCGCGCCAGCACCCGCACGTTCGGCTTTGCCGGCCTTGCCCAGCTGCTGGCAACCAGCGACGAAGGCCTGGGCATGCATTGCGACATCGTGGTCGACGCCCGGCCGCATACGGGGCTGGCCTGGCTGGTCGGCGGCAACGTCTTCGATGGCGTCACCCTGCGCATGCTGCCGCTGACCCCGGGCGGCCTGCTGCATGAACTGCCGGTCCGGCAGCTGTCCGATCCACCGTGCAGCCCGGACCACCCACAGGCATGCAGCGCCAACCGGCAGGACTGGACCGTGCTGCTGGAGCTCAGGCCGCCCGACGTACTCGCCGGCCTGGCGCCGCCACCACCGCTGCAGGTTACGCACGCGGCATCGATCGTATTACCGGCACAGCCACCGGGGACGCCGGACGGCTGCTGTATCCATTGCATCGCCGGAGACACCCGCGTGCCGCGTTGTCCGCGCGATGCGGGTGGCAGTGGCGGCGACTGACCATGCACGGCGCCGCTGCGGATCCCACGGCCGCCGGAACCGGTCGCGTCATCCGGCCGGTGGCTGCGCCCGCTGTGCTGCTTCGAACGCGGCGAGCTGCGCAGGCGTCGCCTCGCGCTGGTGGCGGGCCTTCCATTCGGCGAACGGCATCCCGTAGATGCGTTCGCGCGCGGCGTCCTTGTCCAGCGCGATGCCGCGCCCGGCGGCGGCTTCGCGGTACCAGTCCGCCAGACAGTTCCTGCAGAAGCCGGCGAGGATCATCAGGTCGATGTTCTGCACATCCGGACGGTGCCCGTTGAGGTGCTGCAGCAGGCGCCGGAATGCGGCCGCTTCGAGTTCGGTGGTGGTGTCGGTCATAGCGGCGCGCCCGGGATGGGCGGGCAGCATCGCGCGCGTGCGCGGTGCCTGCAAACCGCGGCCACCATCGGCGACAATGCACCGCCGCGCATTCGACCCCACCGATGACCTCCGAGCCCGCCCAGACCGCACGCATCCTTGATGGCCGCCGGATCGCCGATTCGCTGCTCGACGAGCTGCGCCTGCGGGTCGACGCACGGGTGGCCGCAGGCCGGGCACGACCGACGCTTGCCGTGGTGCTGGTGGGTCAGGATCCGGCGTCGCAGTCCTATGTGCGCAACAAGCGTCGCGCGGCGGAAAAGGTCGGCATCCGTGCGATCGACATCGACCTTCCTGCGGGCACCAGCGAGGCGGAACTCGAGGCACTGATCGACCGGCTCAATGCCGACCCGGAGGTCGATGGCATCCTGGTGCAGCTGCCGCTGCCGGGCATCGCCGACGCCAGCCGCCTGATCCAGCGCATCGACCCGCTCAAGGACGTCGACGGCTTCCATCCCGAGAACGTCGGCCAGCTGGCGCTGCGCCAGTTCGGCCTGCGCCCGTGCACGCCGCGCGGCATCACCACCTTGCTGGCGTATACCGACCGCCCGGTGCGCGGACAGAGCGCGACGATCGTCGGCGTGTCCAACCATGTCGGCCGGCCAATGGCGCTGGAGCTGCTGATCGCCGGCTGCACGGTCACCAGCTGCCACAAGTTCACCCCGCCCGAGGTCCTGCAACGCCACGTGGGCGAGGCCGACATCCTGGTCGTCGCGGTGGGGCGTCCCGACATCGTGCCGGGGGAGTGGGTCAAGCCCGGCGCGGTGGTGATCGACGTCGGCATCAACCGCCTCGAGGATGGCCGCCTGGTCGGCGACGTCGGCTTCGCGGCGGCGGCGCGCCGCGCCAGCTGGATCACACCGGTTCCGGGCGGAGTGGGGCCGATGACCGTCGCCACGCTGATGCAGAACACCCTGGAGGCGGCGGAAGCGTCCGACGCCTGATCCGCGACCACGACACGCGCCCGGCCGGCGTAGGCGCCGCCGACGCGGTACAATGGCGCGCTTCCTCTCCTGTGGAACGCCCATGCTGCGCATCCAGGCCGAAGCACTGACCTACGACGACGTCTCGCTAGTCCCGGCGCATTCCATCGTCCTGCCCAAGGACGTTTCGCTCGCCACCCGCCTGACCCGCGACCTCCGCCTGAACATGCCGATCGTGTCTGCCGCCATGGACACGGTGACCGAGGCGCGCCTGGCGATCGCCATGGCCCAGCTGGGCGGCATCGGCATCGTGCACAAGAACATGAGCGCCGAGCGCCAGGCCGCGCAGGTGCTGCAGGTCAAGAACTTCGAAGCGGGCGTCATCCGCGAGCCGTTCACCGTCGGCCCGCAGACCTCGATCGGCGAAGTCCTGCGTCTCACCCGCGCGCGCAACATCTCCGGCGTGCCGGTGGTCGACGGCGACCAGCTGGTCGGCATCGTCACCGGGCGCGACATGCGCTTCGAGAAGAAGCTCGACGACCCGGTGCGCAACATCATGACCCGCAAGGAGAAGCTGGTCACGGTGAAGGAAGGCGCCAGCGACGAGGAAGTGATCGAGCTGCTGCATCGGCACCGGATCGAGAAGGTGCTGGTGGTCAACGACGAGTTCCAGCTCCGCGGGCTGATCACCGTCAAGGACATCCAGAAGGCGCAGGACAATCCCAACGCGGCCAAGGACGCTTCCGAGAGCCTGCTGGTCGGTGCCGCGGTCGGCGTCGGTGGCGACACCGAAGACCGTATCGAACGCCTGGCGGCCGCCGGCGTCGACGTGATCATCGTCGACACCGCGCACGGCCATTCGCAGGGCGTGCTCGACCGCGTCGCCTGGGCGAAGAAGCACTATCCGCAGCTGCAGGTGGTCGGCGGCAACATCGTCACCGGCGATGCCGCGCTGGCACTGATGGATGCCGGCGCCGATGCGGTCAAGGTCGGCGTGGGCCCCGGTTCGATCTGCACCACGCGCATCGTCGCTGGCGTCGGCGTGCCGCAGATCACCGCGATCGACCTGGTCGCTTCCGCACTGCAGGAGCGCATCCCGCTGATCGCCGACGGCGGTATCCGCTATTCCGGCGACATCGGCAAGGCACTGGCTGCCGGCGCGTCCACGGTGATGATCGGCGGCCTGTTTGCGGGCACCGAGGAAACCCCCGGCGAGACCGAGCTCTACCAGGGCCGCAGCTACAAGAGCTACCGCGGCATGGGCAGCCTGGCCGCGATGGAGAAGGGGTCGAGTGACCGCTATTTCCAGGACGCCGCCTCCGCCGACAAGCTGGTGCCCGAGGGCATCGAAGGCCGCGTGCCGTACCGCGGCCCGCTGTCGGGCGTGATCCATCAGCTGATCGGCGGCCTGCGCGCGACGATGGGTTATGTCGGCTGCGCGACCGTCGAGGAAATGCGCAACAAGCCGCAGTTCGTGCAGATCACCGGCGCCGGCCAGCGCGAGAGCCACGTCCACGACGTGCAGATCACCAAGGAACCGCCGAACTACCGGATGGGCTGAGATGGCCCGCAAGCGTCCGTCGCCGGCCACGTCTCCTGCCGCTTCGCGTCCGCCGCGCCGGCGTCGTCTCGGCGTGGGCCTGGCCGCACTGGCGCTG
This portion of the Luteimonas yindakuii genome encodes:
- the glp gene encoding gephyrin-like molybdotransferase Glp, giving the protein MESFPVRIGYHDACRLIDDAAARHRLPVQRLPLARAHGHVLAEDVRAVLPQPPFDNAAMDGFACRHADLARAGRAGLLLAGEQFAGAIAAARVDAGHCVRITTGAPLPEGADTVMMKEAATVEGDRVRFAGEAVAGQFVRRAGEDCRLGDLLAVAGQALASGQLALFAAQGMTEVAVHRRPTVAVFTTGDELVEPGMPLAPGMIYNANRVQLMALLREAGLEPTAWPTLPDDPGQIYSALLHAGHAFDVVLTCGGVSAGEKDHLPQLLRERARILFWKARLKPGMPVLLAEGGSLGNALFLCLPGNPVSVLATWLALGRRLTDGLQGRAPRSLRSAKLMQDWDKRHERLEFLRGRLLDDGDGVLHVEPNAADGSHRMRAAADSDALIVLDEGARHYRAGTPVGIIAY
- the moeB gene encoding molybdopterin-synthase adenylyltransferase MoeB, whose product is MSIEELTPREALRRLRAGARLVDVRESHERDLGMADGAHGIALGELDALIAGVVPAPGDELLLICQSGARSLQAAQRLQARGYHRLASVVGGTSRWQAEGLPMTAPAAHVDLDFHERYARHLRLPEIGVEGQRRLERAHVMMVGAGGLGSPAAYYLIAAGLGRLRIADDDVVDRSNLQRQILHTDARIGHSKVASAATALSALNPRARIEPIAERVTSANVESLLEGVDVVIDGADNFPVRYLVNDACVKLGKPLVYGAVHRFEGQTSVFDTGGRRGEAPCYRCLFPEPPPPEAAPNCSEAGVLGVLPGVIGMLQATETLKLLLGIGEPLRGRLLHFDALAMRFRETRLPADPDCPLCAPGREFPGYIDYAAFCAGAG
- a CDS encoding DUF2272 domain-containing protein, whose amino-acid sequence is MPLCLRVSVLRWVALLLLVPGVAPAADPCPLLRGEVDAADVATRIAAVACEEHQLWHRPFIDADGRLAGSVVREAEAALLANGEQAWRRVAGYWRDSGLLAAAAGRPGAAECAYAGIDGHPSPACRAFVVDTPWSAAYVSWVMRRAGLRGFNGSASHVSYVRDAYRGPDASAYRVAAPESARPKRGDLLCYARASTRTFGFAGLAQLLATSDEGLGMHCDIVVDARPHTGLAWLVGGNVFDGVTLRMLPLTPGGLLHELPVRQLSDPPCSPDHPQACSANRQDWTVLLELRPPDVLAGLAPPPPLQVTHAASIVLPAQPPGTPDGCCIHCIAGDTRVPRCPRDAGGSGGD
- a CDS encoding DUF1244 domain-containing protein, giving the protein MTDTTTELEAAAFRRLLQHLNGHRPDVQNIDLMILAGFCRNCLADWYREAAAGRGIALDKDAARERIYGMPFAEWKARHQREATPAQLAAFEAAQRAQPPAG
- the folD gene encoding bifunctional methylenetetrahydrofolate dehydrogenase/methenyltetrahydrofolate cyclohydrolase FolD, with protein sequence MTSEPAQTARILDGRRIADSLLDELRLRVDARVAAGRARPTLAVVLVGQDPASQSYVRNKRRAAEKVGIRAIDIDLPAGTSEAELEALIDRLNADPEVDGILVQLPLPGIADASRLIQRIDPLKDVDGFHPENVGQLALRQFGLRPCTPRGITTLLAYTDRPVRGQSATIVGVSNHVGRPMALELLIAGCTVTSCHKFTPPEVLQRHVGEADILVVAVGRPDIVPGEWVKPGAVVIDVGINRLEDGRLVGDVGFAAAARRASWITPVPGGVGPMTVATLMQNTLEAAEASDA
- the guaB gene encoding IMP dehydrogenase → MLRIQAEALTYDDVSLVPAHSIVLPKDVSLATRLTRDLRLNMPIVSAAMDTVTEARLAIAMAQLGGIGIVHKNMSAERQAAQVLQVKNFEAGVIREPFTVGPQTSIGEVLRLTRARNISGVPVVDGDQLVGIVTGRDMRFEKKLDDPVRNIMTRKEKLVTVKEGASDEEVIELLHRHRIEKVLVVNDEFQLRGLITVKDIQKAQDNPNAAKDASESLLVGAAVGVGGDTEDRIERLAAAGVDVIIVDTAHGHSQGVLDRVAWAKKHYPQLQVVGGNIVTGDAALALMDAGADAVKVGVGPGSICTTRIVAGVGVPQITAIDLVASALQERIPLIADGGIRYSGDIGKALAAGASTVMIGGLFAGTEETPGETELYQGRSYKSYRGMGSLAAMEKGSSDRYFQDAASADKLVPEGIEGRVPYRGPLSGVIHQLIGGLRATMGYVGCATVEEMRNKPQFVQITGAGQRESHVHDVQITKEPPNYRMG